A genomic window from Macaca thibetana thibetana isolate TM-01 chromosome 16, ASM2454274v1, whole genome shotgun sequence includes:
- the RAB11FIP4 gene encoding rab11 family-interacting protein 4 isoform X2, translated as MRTPPALGSQGSEVTGPTFADGELIPREPGFFPEDEEEAMTLAPPEGPQELDTDSPMESPQSLEGSVGSPAEKDGGLGGLFLPEDKSLVHTPSMTTSDLSTHSTTSLISNEEQFEDYGEGDDVDCAPSSPCPDDETRTNVYSDLGSSVSSSAGQTPRKMRHVYNSELLDVYCSQCCKKINLLNDLEARLKNLKANSPNRKISSTAFGRQLMHSSNFSSSNGSTEDLFRDSIDSCDNDITEKVSFLEKKVTELENDSLTNGDLKSKLKQENTQLVHRVHELEEMVKDQETTAEQALEEEARRHREAYSKLEREKATEVELLNARVQQLEEENTELRTTVTRLKSQTEKLDEERQRMSDRLEDTSLRLKDEMDLYKRMMDKLRQNRLEFQKEREATQELIEDLRKELEHLQMYKLDCERPGRGRSASSGLGEFNARAREVELEHEVKRLKQENYKLRDQNDDLNGQILSLSLYEAKNLFAAQTKAQSLAAEIDTASRDELMEALKEQEEINFRLRQYMDKIILAILDHNPSILEIKH; from the exons GGCAGCGAAGTCACAGGCCCCACCTTTGCTGATGGCGAGCTCATCCCCAGGGAGCCCGGTTTTTTTCCCGAGGACGAGGAGGAGGCTATGACGCTGGCGCCACCTGAGGGCCCCCAGGAGTTGGACACGGACAGCCCCATGGAGAGCCCTCAGAGCCTGGAGGGGTCTGTCGGGAGTCCTGCCGAGAAGGACGGGGGACTCGGGGGCCTGTTTCTGCCAGAGGACAA GTCCCTGGTCCACACTCCATCCATGACGACCTCAGACCTTTCTACACACTCCACCACCTCACTTATCAGCAATGAGGAGCAGTTTGAAGACTACGGGGAGGGTGACGACGTGGACTGTGCCCCCAGCAGCCCTTGCCCCGATGATGAGACCAGGACCAACGTCTACTCGGACCTGGGGTCTTCAGTGTCTTCCAG TGCGGGGCAGACGCCTAGGAAAATGCGGCACGTGTACAACAGCGAATTGCTAGATGTTTACTGCTCTCAATGCTGCAAGAAAATCAACCTGCTCAATGACTTGGAAGCCCGACTGAAAAACCTGAAGGCCAATAG CCCCAACCGAAAGATCTCCAGTACAGCCTTTGGACG gCAGCTCATGCACAGCAGCAACTTCAGCAGCAGCAACGGCAGCACCGAAGACCTGTTCCGGGACAGCATTGACTCCTGTGACAATGACATCACAGAGAAG GTAAGCTTCCTGGAAAAGAAGGTGACAGAGCTGGAGAATGACAGCCTGACCAATGGGGACCTGAAGAGCAAGCTGAAGCAAGAGAACACGCAGCTGGTGCACAG GGTGCATGAGCTGGAGGAGATGGTGAAGGATCAAGAGACCACAGCCGAGCAGGCGCTGGAGGAGGAGGCGCGGCGCCACCGCGAGGCCTACAGCAAGCTGGAGAGGGAGAAGGCCACCGAGGTGGAGCTGCTCAATGCCAG gGTGCAGCAGTTAGAGGAAGAAAATACAGAGCTTAGAACAACAGTGACTCGGCTCAAGTCTCAAACAGAGAAACTGGACGAG GAGCGGCAGCGCATGTCTGACCGTCTGGAGGACACCAGCCTGCGGCTCAAAGATGAGATGGACCTGTACAAGCGCATGATGGACAAGCTGCGGCAGAACCGCCTCGAGTTCCAGAAGGAGCGGGAGGCGACGCAGGAG CTCATCGAGGACTTGCGGAAGGAGCTGGAGCACCTGCAGATGTACAAGCTGGACTGCGAGCGGCCAGGAAGGGGCCGCAGTGCCTCCTCTGGCCTAGGCGAGTTCAATGCCAGGGCCCGCGAGGTGGAGCTCGAGCACGAGGTCAAGCGGCTCAAGCAG GAGAATTATAAGCTGCGGGATCAGAATGATGACTTGAATGGGCAgatcttgagcctcagcctctaCGAAGCAAAAAACCTCTTTGCTGCCCAGACTAAAGCCCAGTCTCTGGCTGCGGAGATAGACACTGCCTCGCGTGATGAG CTAATGGAAGCCCTCAAGGAGCAGGAGGAGATCAACTTCCGGCTGAGGCAGTACATGGACAAGATTATCCTCGCCATCCTGGACCACAACCCTTCCATCCTCGAGATAAAACACTAA
- the RAB11FIP4 gene encoding rab11 family-interacting protein 4 isoform X3, which translates to MTLAPPEGPQELDTDSPMESPQSLEGSVGSPAEKDGGLGGLFLPEDKSLVHTPSMTTSDLSTHSTTSLISNEEQFEDYGEGDDVDCAPSSPCPDDETRTNVYSDLGSSVSSSAGQTPRKMRHVYNSELLDVYCSQCCKKINLLNDLEARLKNLKANSPNRKISSTAFGRQLMHSSNFSSSNGSTEDLFRDSIDSCDNDITEKVSFLEKKVTELENDSLTNGDLKSKLKQENTQLVHRVHELEEMVKDQETTAEQALEEEARRHREAYSKLEREKATEVELLNARVQQLEEENTELRTTVTRLKSQTEKLDEERQRMSDRLEDTSLRLKDEMDLYKRMMDKLRQNRLEFQKEREATQELIEDLRKELEHLQMYKLDCERPGRGRSASSGLGEFNARAREVELEHEVKRLKQENYKLRDQNDDLNGQILSLSLYEAKNLFAAQTKAQSLAAEIDTASRDELMEALKEQEEINFRLRQYMDKIILAILDHNPSILEIKH; encoded by the exons ATGACGCTGGCGCCACCTGAGGGCCCCCAGGAGTTGGACACGGACAGCCCCATGGAGAGCCCTCAGAGCCTGGAGGGGTCTGTCGGGAGTCCTGCCGAGAAGGACGGGGGACTCGGGGGCCTGTTTCTGCCAGAGGACAA GTCCCTGGTCCACACTCCATCCATGACGACCTCAGACCTTTCTACACACTCCACCACCTCACTTATCAGCAATGAGGAGCAGTTTGAAGACTACGGGGAGGGTGACGACGTGGACTGTGCCCCCAGCAGCCCTTGCCCCGATGATGAGACCAGGACCAACGTCTACTCGGACCTGGGGTCTTCAGTGTCTTCCAG TGCGGGGCAGACGCCTAGGAAAATGCGGCACGTGTACAACAGCGAATTGCTAGATGTTTACTGCTCTCAATGCTGCAAGAAAATCAACCTGCTCAATGACTTGGAAGCCCGACTGAAAAACCTGAAGGCCAATAG CCCCAACCGAAAGATCTCCAGTACAGCCTTTGGACG gCAGCTCATGCACAGCAGCAACTTCAGCAGCAGCAACGGCAGCACCGAAGACCTGTTCCGGGACAGCATTGACTCCTGTGACAATGACATCACAGAGAAG GTAAGCTTCCTGGAAAAGAAGGTGACAGAGCTGGAGAATGACAGCCTGACCAATGGGGACCTGAAGAGCAAGCTGAAGCAAGAGAACACGCAGCTGGTGCACAG GGTGCATGAGCTGGAGGAGATGGTGAAGGATCAAGAGACCACAGCCGAGCAGGCGCTGGAGGAGGAGGCGCGGCGCCACCGCGAGGCCTACAGCAAGCTGGAGAGGGAGAAGGCCACCGAGGTGGAGCTGCTCAATGCCAG gGTGCAGCAGTTAGAGGAAGAAAATACAGAGCTTAGAACAACAGTGACTCGGCTCAAGTCTCAAACAGAGAAACTGGACGAG GAGCGGCAGCGCATGTCTGACCGTCTGGAGGACACCAGCCTGCGGCTCAAAGATGAGATGGACCTGTACAAGCGCATGATGGACAAGCTGCGGCAGAACCGCCTCGAGTTCCAGAAGGAGCGGGAGGCGACGCAGGAG CTCATCGAGGACTTGCGGAAGGAGCTGGAGCACCTGCAGATGTACAAGCTGGACTGCGAGCGGCCAGGAAGGGGCCGCAGTGCCTCCTCTGGCCTAGGCGAGTTCAATGCCAGGGCCCGCGAGGTGGAGCTCGAGCACGAGGTCAAGCGGCTCAAGCAG GAGAATTATAAGCTGCGGGATCAGAATGATGACTTGAATGGGCAgatcttgagcctcagcctctaCGAAGCAAAAAACCTCTTTGCTGCCCAGACTAAAGCCCAGTCTCTGGCTGCGGAGATAGACACTGCCTCGCGTGATGAG CTAATGGAAGCCCTCAAGGAGCAGGAGGAGATCAACTTCCGGCTGAGGCAGTACATGGACAAGATTATCCTCGCCATCCTGGACCACAACCCTTCCATCCTCGAGATAAAACACTAA